A region of the Paraburkholderia flava genome:
CGCTCGGAGCGACGTCCGGCGGCCACTCGTCGGTGAAGATGATCAACGGCGTCTGGGCCGGCAGCCGGTTCGGTTTGAAGGGCGGCGAGGATCTGGGCGGCGGTACGAAGGCGATCTTCCAGTTGGAAGAAGGCTTCAACAGCGCGACCGGCGCACAGTCGACCACCGGCCTGATGTTCAATCGTCAGGCTTATGTCGGCGTGACGAACCCGACGTACGGTTCGTTCACCGCAGGCCGCCAGTACACGTCGTACTACTCGCTGCTGTCGCCGTATAGCCCGACCACGTGGCTGACCGGCTACTACGGCGCGCATCCGGGCGATATCGATTCTCTCGATACGCTGTACCGCGCGAACAACTCGCTGGTCTATACGTCGCCGAGCATGCACGGTCTGACGGTCAGCGGTTCGTATTCCCTGGGCGGTGTCGCGGGGCGGACGAACGCGGGCTCGACGTGGAGCGCAGCTGTGCAGTACCTGAACGGTCCGCTCGGGATCGCGGCAGGCTTCCAGCGCATCAACAACTCGACGCTCGGCGGCGGCGCGTGGGGTGCGGATTCGACCGCATCGAACGCGGGCGGCGAACCGGCTGTGTCGGGCATCAACAACGGCTACCAGACGGCGCAGGCGCAACAGCGCTTCGCAGTGACGGGCGGCTACGCGTTCAATTCGCAGTGGGACGTGTCGTTCTCGTACTCGAACGTGCAGTACATTCCGGGCACGGGTTCGAAGTTCCACGACACGGCGATCTTCAACACCGCCGGCGCAGTGCTGCACTTCAAGCCGGTCACGGTGCTGGATCTGGCGGCGGGCTACAGCTACACGCGCGCGACGGAATCGAACGGCATCAGCAGCTCGGCCCGTTATCAGCAGTTCAACCTGTCGCAGTACTACAGCCTGTCGAAGCGGACGGGTCTGTACGCGCTCGAAGCGTATCAACGCGCAAGTGGCCAGACGCTCGGCACGAACGGCGCAGGCAACATCATCAATGCGACGGCCGACATCGGCGACGGCATGAACGGCACGCCGGCAACGTCGCGCAGCCAGTTCGCGGCGGGCGTGGGCATCATCCACCGCTTCTAGTCGTGTAGTGGCGTGGCGGCGTCGGTTTGCGGCGCTGCTGCGTCATTGCTTTGATGTTGTTCTCGCGCACGCGAGGGGTATGAAGGAACGGCCGGCATTTATGCCGGCCGTTTTTTATTGGCGGACGCGATCGCTCGTCAGGACAGGTTTGTTCGGCTGGCCGCGCGGCTGCCGTTGTGCGAACGCTTCAGCTCGCACACGTCGTAACCGGCGATCGGGATTTTTCATGGCTCAGCCATATCGTCACGAGACTCAGCAACGTCATCACGAAGGCGAGGATCACGGCGACATGCAGTCCGTCGATGAGATCGTGAGACTCAGGTTGGATAAGCGAACCAAACACGCCTACGCCCAGGACGCCGCCGATCTGCCGCGCCGTATTCAGCACGCCCGACGCGATGCCGATGGACGACGGTTCGACGTGCGCCAGCACGGCGGTGTTGATCGACGGGACCGCGAGCGCGACGCCCGTGCCGACCGCGAGTAACGGCAACGCCACCGCGAGTGGGCTGCTGTTCGCGTGGATGAACACCAGCGAGAAATAGCCGAGCGCCGCGAGTACCTGACCGAAGACCATTGGCAACCGATGACCAAAACGGGCGGTGAGCCGGCCCGACACAATATTCGCGACGGTCACGACGGCGGTCATCGGCAGGAACGCGATGCCGGTTTCGAGCGGTGTGTCGTGACGCACGCTCTGGAAGAACAGGCTCATCGCGAACATCAAGCCGTAGTAGCCGAAATTCAGGGAAAGGCCGGTTATCGAGCTGACGTTCAGTGTCGCGTTACGGAACAGTGTGAGTGGCAACAGCGGTTGGGTATGTCGGGCCTCGACTGCGATAAATAACGTGCCCGCTGCCACTGTGACGGCGAGGCATGTGATCACCGTCATGCTCGTCCATCCGGCTTTGCCGCTTTCGATGACCGCATACGCCAGCGCGGCCAACGTGAGGACAGCGAGCGTCTGCCCGGCCAGATCGATCCGGCGTGTCGCGTGACGAACAGTGTCCGGTGCATGCCTGATTGTTAGCCAGATTCCGGCGACGCCGATCGGCACGTTGATCAGGAAAATCGACGGCCAGCCGAAACGATCAACCAGCACGCCGCCGACCAGCGGCCCCGCACCGAGCGCAAGCGCCGCGGTGCCGGCCCAGATGCTGACGGCTTTCGCCCGCGCACTCGAGTCCGGGAATGCTGCGCCGAGCAGTGCCAGCGACGACGGCACGCACAGTGCTGCGCCCATGCCCTGCAACACGCGTGACGCGATGAGTATTCCCGCGCCGTCCGAGAGACCGCAGCCGATCGACGCACACGTGAACACGACGAAGCCGCCGACGAACACACGCCGGGCACCGAAACGGTCCGCGAGTGCGCCGGCGGTCAGCAGCAGGCAGGCGAACGCCAGCGTGTACGCGTTGACGACCCACTCGAGCGCCGTTGCATCGATTGCAAGGCTGTCGCGTATGCGCGCGAGCGCGACGTTCACGACGGTCACGTCGAGACAGATGATGACGAAGCCGAGGCTCGTCGCAAGCAGGGCGAGGCGCGATGACCGGCCTGGCGAAGTGAGAGTTTTGCGCATGATGTCCGTGCGTTGATTGGCGCGACTCGGGCCCGATTCGGGTCCGACTGGCCGTTGAGCCGTCGCATGCAGCGAACTGTATTCCCGAAGCAGCGCTTGATAAACGCACGGCAAATTGCAACAGAATCCAATATTATTGAGGAATGGACCTTCTCAAATCGATGACCGTGTTTGTGCGTGTGGTCGAAACCGGTAGCCTGACGGCGGCAGCTGTGGCGTGCGATCTGTCGCCGACGATGGTCGGCAATCACCTGCAGGCGCTGGAAACGCGGCTCGGGACGCGGCTCATTCATCGCACGACGCGCAAGCAGCAAGTGAGCGCATTCGGTCAGACGTACTACGAACGGTGCATCGAGATTCTCGGGTTGATCGACGATTCCGAACGGCTCGCGCTCGATCATCTCGCAACGCCGCGCGGACGACTGCGCGTGACCGCGCCTGTCGTGTTCAGCAACGAATGCCTGATTCCAGCGATCGCCGATTACTACGTGCGTTATCCAGAAGTGAAACTCGACATTGTCGCGACCGACACGCTGTCGGATCTGATCGACGATGGTTTCGAGGCAGCGATCCGGATCGGCACGCTGGGCAATCCGGATCTGGTCGCGCGGCCGCTCACGCCGTATCGGCTTGTGCTGTGCGCGTCGCGTGCGTATCTGAAAGCGTACGGCACACCGTCCACCCCTCAGACACTGCTGACGCATCAGTGCCTGACTTACGCGTATCCGCCGCGCTCCGAATGGCACGCGGCTCAGCCCGAGTGGGTTCTGCATGGTCCGGACGGACCGGTGAGCGTACCCGTCGATGGCCGGCTGAAAATCGACAACGCCGAAGCGCTACGGCGCGCAGTATTGCGCGGCCTCGGCATCGCGATGCTGCCTGCCATCCTGGTGAGCGACGACCTGAGGGCGAAGCGGTTGATCGAAGTGCTGCCGGACTACACTGCGCCCGAGCGGCAACTGAATCTGCTCTATCTGCGCGAGCGACAGACAGCGCCGAAACTGCGTAGCTTCATCGATTTCGTCGTGGAACGCTTCGGCGCGGAAGTGCCGGCGGATCAGGGTGATTGAATGGAAACCGACCACGGACCTCAGCATCTTCCTGAAGCAGCCGTTCGCGCGCTCACGACGGCAAGTATTCTCAAGACCTGGGCCGAGAAAACACATTGACGAGATTGCCATCAGGA
Encoded here:
- a CDS encoding porin; translation: MKKVIATSALGLVALGAHAQSSVTLYGIVDTGIGYQSSQTSTLGATSGGHSSVKMINGVWAGSRFGLKGGEDLGGGTKAIFQLEEGFNSATGAQSTTGLMFNRQAYVGVTNPTYGSFTAGRQYTSYYSLLSPYSPTTWLTGYYGAHPGDIDSLDTLYRANNSLVYTSPSMHGLTVSGSYSLGGVAGRTNAGSTWSAAVQYLNGPLGIAAGFQRINNSTLGGGAWGADSTASNAGGEPAVSGINNGYQTAQAQQRFAVTGGYAFNSQWDVSFSYSNVQYIPGTGSKFHDTAIFNTAGAVLHFKPVTVLDLAAGYSYTRATESNGISSSARYQQFNLSQYYSLSKRTGLYALEAYQRASGQTLGTNGAGNIINATADIGDGMNGTPATSRSQFAAGVGIIHRF
- a CDS encoding LysR family transcriptional regulator, coding for MDLLKSMTVFVRVVETGSLTAAAVACDLSPTMVGNHLQALETRLGTRLIHRTTRKQQVSAFGQTYYERCIEILGLIDDSERLALDHLATPRGRLRVTAPVVFSNECLIPAIADYYVRYPEVKLDIVATDTLSDLIDDGFEAAIRIGTLGNPDLVARPLTPYRLVLCASRAYLKAYGTPSTPQTLLTHQCLTYAYPPRSEWHAAQPEWVLHGPDGPVSVPVDGRLKIDNAEALRRAVLRGLGIAMLPAILVSDDLRAKRLIEVLPDYTAPERQLNLLYLRERQTAPKLRSFIDFVVERFGAEVPADQGD
- a CDS encoding MFS transporter, yielding MRKTLTSPGRSSRLALLATSLGFVIICLDVTVVNVALARIRDSLAIDATALEWVVNAYTLAFACLLLTAGALADRFGARRVFVGGFVVFTCASIGCGLSDGAGILIASRVLQGMGAALCVPSSLALLGAAFPDSSARAKAVSIWAGTAALALGAGPLVGGVLVDRFGWPSIFLINVPIGVAGIWLTIRHAPDTVRHATRRIDLAGQTLAVLTLAALAYAVIESGKAGWTSMTVITCLAVTVAAGTLFIAVEARHTQPLLPLTLFRNATLNVSSITGLSLNFGYYGLMFAMSLFFQSVRHDTPLETGIAFLPMTAVVTVANIVSGRLTARFGHRLPMVFGQVLAALGYFSLVFIHANSSPLAVALPLLAVGTGVALAVPSINTAVLAHVEPSSIGIASGVLNTARQIGGVLGVGVFGSLIQPESHDLIDGLHVAVILAFVMTLLSLVTIWLSHEKSRSPVTTCAS